One Kiritimatiellia bacterium DNA window includes the following coding sequences:
- a CDS encoding type II toxin-antitoxin system RelE/ParE family toxin: MGKYRIELKRSVQKDFASIPKKDLQRIILAIESLADDPRPPQSKKLSGLEQYRLRQGDYRILYTIEDDLLIVFVVAVGHRKEIYR; this comes from the coding sequence AGAAGCGTCCAAAAAGACTTTGCGTCCATTCCCAAGAAAGATCTTCAGAGAATCATCTTGGCGATCGAATCGCTGGCCGACGATCCCCGCCCACCCCAGTCCAAGAAGCTCTCCGGCCTTGAACAGTACCGCCTCAGACAAGGCGACTATAGAATCCTCTATACGATCGAAGATGACTTGCTGATCGTGTTCGTGGTCGCCGTCGGACATCGGAAAGAAATCTACAGATGA